Proteins from a single region of Apium graveolens cultivar Ventura chromosome 7, ASM990537v1, whole genome shotgun sequence:
- the LOC141673636 gene encoding uncharacterized protein LOC141673636: protein MDRKWVNADRLSKEYKNGVKEFCKHVAKHVRDRRFILCPCKKCLNIVEVDGLDKLEEHLVCEGIDKTYTCWTYHGEKKGERRASNLNSNYHFADKVDTNIFRDIKGSSFSDKNEIPNVFNEEELRDHPDMHEKLKDDAVLPLWPGCTKFSKLSAVLTLYNLKVGHQVSDVFFTQMLTAISELLPYGNVLPRRTKEYAEFDECPKCSLKRYKSGNSPAKVMWYFPLLPRLRRLYASAEDAKNLIWHHDARINDGLFRHPSDSPQWKIFDDTYKDFGKEPRNLRLALSTDGMNPHRLQSSSHSTWPREGYYACPICSDGTDHIRLKNCKKCVYMGHRRWLAPNHRYRNMPLAFNGEVEERRAPPIPSGGDVFKKVENLIIQFGKEFAKDIPTRGWKKRSIFFELSYWKDLYVTHFIDLMHVQKNVFDSLVGTLLGVKGKTKDGLNARMDMMEMGIRNELGPVEKPGKKPYLPAAAHTLSRDEKRVLLQTFHSIKVPEGYSSNIKSLVSLSDMKLKGFKSHDCHVIMENFLPIAIRSILPEKVRITITKLCWFFKSMSNKVIDPRRLSYLQQQIVETLCEVEMSRREGCIAERYLIEEAIEFWSEFIPNVEAIGLPSDRHSGRICGEGVTGGQQFEIDRTQWHRAHICVLHNTIDVVPFVHLHKQIISEEHSRKGANWIELEHNRTFVDWFKTYVVNELIENNESIPDRVKWLSRGPDPFVYSYKCYLINGKDKDPVLAETTYFGRIKNIWELDYVGFRVPVFDCDWVNNVGGVQVEDSGFIRVDLAKVGYKDDSFIMATQAQQVFYVTDPVDKKWSIAVFSNKLSNKLNNTYQVSDDVDEEVDNIDDPFVGMNFHANIDGDDDYECFYSRNDHDEGEYVNPEFYNVHGHETSKANKKRKRQIKCKKCMIMTAESSSTSGTGGTRDASATQEGRGRRGIVNLLKVKKARTKGIVQKVNWNEMGQPIGKESMTLVHFVGCYARRNIPITCDDWRKKEWKTLKQNLWDEVKETFGGVEDEHRRKIIARAGNLHRQFRTRLR, encoded by the exons ATGGATCGTAAATGGGTAAATGCAGACCGCTTGTCAAAAGAATATAAAAATGGTGTGAAAGAGTTTTGTAAACATGTAGCTAAACATGTTAGGGATAGGAGGTTTATCTTGTGTCCTTGTAAAAAATGTTTGAATATTGTAGAAGTCGATGGTCTGGACAAGTTGGAGGAACACTTAGTATGTGAAGGAATTGATAAAACTTATACATGTTGGACTTATCATGGTGAAAAAAAAGGAGAACGTAGAGCAAGTAATTTGAATTCAAACTATCACTTTGCAGACAAAGTGGATACAAATATTTTTAGAGACATTAAGGGCAGTAGTTTTAGTGATAAAAATGAAATCCCCAATGTTTTTAATGAGGAAGAGCTACGTGATCATCCTGATATGCATGAAAAGTTAAAGGATGACGCTGTTTTACCATTGTGGCCGGGTTGCACCAAGTTTTCCAAATTATCGGCTGTATTGACTTTATATAATTTAAAAGTTGGACATCAAGTTTCTGACGTGTTCTTCACACAGATGCTTACAGCTATTAGTGAACTTTTGCCATATGGTAATGTCCTCCCTCGTAGAAC AAAGGAGTATGCAGAGTTTGACGAATGTCCCAAGTGCTCTTTAAAACGTTATAAAAGTGGAAATTCTCCAGCCAAGGTTATGTGGTACTTTCCATTATTACCCAGACTTAGGCGACTATATGCTAGCGCAGAAGATGCTAAAAATTTAATATGGCATCATGATGCTCGAATTAATGATGGGTTGTTCAGACACCCTTCTGATTCACCTCAGTGGAAGATATTTGATGATACATATAAGGATTTCGGGAAAGAACCAAGGAATCTTCGCCTAGCACTTTCAACAGATGGTATGAACCCACACCGCCTTCAAAGCAGTTCTCATAGTACTTGGCCT CGTGAAGGCTATTATGCATGTCCTATATGCAGTGACGGGACTGATCATATTAGACTGAAAAATTGCAAGAAATGTGTTTATATGGGGCATAGGCGGTGGTTGGCACCAAACCATCGGTACAGAAATATGCCTTTAGCATTCAACGGGGAAGTTGAAGAACGACGTGCTCCTCCTATACCATCAGGTGGTGACGTGTTTAAAAAAGTGGAAAATTTGATCATACAGTTTGGTAAGGAGTTTGCAAAGGATATTCCCACTCGGGGTTGGAAGAAGCGTTCGATCTTCTTTGAGTTGAGTTATTGGAAGGATCTCTATGTTACACATTTCATCGATCTCATGCATGTGCAGAAAAATGTTTTTGACAGCCTAGTTGGTACTTTGTTAGGTGTTAAGGGTAAAACTAAAGATGGTCTAAATGCAAGGATGGATATGATGGAGATGGGGATAAGAAACGAACTAGGCCCCGTGGAGAAGCCAGGAAAAAAACCTTACTTACCTGCTGCTGCTCATACTCTGTCTAGAGATGAGAAGAGAGTGTTACTACAAACATTTCATTCTATCAAGGTTCCAGAAGGATACTCATCGAACATCAAGAGTCTTGTTTCATTGAGTGACATGAAATTAAAGGGTTTCAAATCACATGATTGTCATGTCATAATGGAGAATTTTCTCCCAATTGCTATACGTTCCATCTTACCTGAAAAGGTGCGAATAACAATCACAAAATTGTGTTGGTTCTTTAAATCGATGAGTAACAAAGTAATTGATCCAAGGCGGTTGTCGTATCTACAACAACAAATTGTTGAGACACTTTGTGAGGTTGAGAT GTCTCGACGAGAGGGTTGCATTGCAGAACGCTATTTAATAGAAGAAGCAATAGAGTTTTGGTCAGAATTTATTCCAAACGTGGAAGCAATTGGTCTTCCAAGTGATCGTCACAGTGGTAGGATTTGCGGTGAAGGTGTAACTGGTGGTCAACAATTTGAGATCGATCGTACACAATGGCATCGTGCCCACATTTGTGTTCTACACAACACCATTGATGTTGTTCCTTTTGTACACTTGCATAAGCAAATTATCAGTGAAGAACATTCAAGAAAAGGTGCTAATTGGATAGAGTTGGAACACAATCGCACATTTGTTGATTGGTTCAAAACTTATGTCGTAAATGAGTTAATTGAAAATAATGAATCAATACCAGACCGAGTTAAATGGTTGTCAAGAGGGCCTGATCCATTTGTGTATTCTTACAAATGTTATCTTATAAATGG TAAAGATAAAGATCCAGTTTTAGCCGAGACCACATACTTTGGAAGGATTAAAAATATTTGGGAGCTCGATTATGTTGGATTTAGAGTACCAGTATTTGATTGTGATTGGGTTAACAATGTCGGAGGTGTACAAGTTGAAGACTCGGGGTTTATACGGGTTGATCTTGCAAAGGTTGGGTACAAAGATGATTCGTTCATAATGGCAACACAAGCCCAACAAGTTTTCTACGTTACTGATCCAGTTGATAAGAAGTGGTCCATTGCTGTCTTTTCAAACAAACTTTCAAACAAACTGAATAACACTTATCAAGTTAGTGATGATGTAGATGAAGAAGTTGATAATATTGATGATCCTTTTGTTGGAATGAATTTTCACGCTAATATAGACGGAGATGATGATTATGAATGTTTTTACTCCAGGAATGATCATGATGAGGGTGAATATGTGAATCCGGAATTTTACAATGTGCATGGGCACGAAACGTCAAAGGCGAACAAAAAACGTAAAAGACAAATTAAATGTAAGAAATGTAT GATTATGACTGCTGAATCCTCAAGTACAAGTGGTACTGGTGGAACCAGGGATGCTAGTGCCACCCAAGAAGGAAGAGGGAGGCGGGGTATCGTCAATCTGTTAAAAGTCAAGAAAGCTAGGACTAAAGGCATCGTGCAAAAg